From one Rubrobacter xylanophilus genomic stretch:
- a CDS encoding lactate racemase domain-containing protein — translation MSRPSQTVYLERNSPPMMFNAGDGFHYERLPEGTRVIYAPGPVEPLPDENVAIERALLEPLEMEPLHELLFPGMKLTIAFDDLSLPLPPMQKPDIRQLVIEKVLEKAYARGVEDIHLIAALGLHRRMTEAELEHCLGKRIMRSFYPDRLYNYDAEDPEGNVKLGETEEGEDVTVSRRVVESDLLVYVNINYIPMDGGHKSVHTGLSPYSSIRHHHTPGTLEHTRSLMDPHNSALHASVERMGRLFEEHVKVFHIETTLNNAAFPPVFDFMEKPEHEWGPITRANFLVNHAATRKLPNAIPHRIFHSIKAPHRMTSIQAGATEPVHERTLENCHRQQLVHVEGQADVLLLGVPYLGPYNVNSIMNPLLVYNMLLGYLFNLYRGRPLVRKGGVLIGTHPMTPDFHPVHHPSYIDLYNQVLPETNDIYEIARRYEEQYARDPWYRTLYRHSHAYHGAHPFTVLYWAAHALDHLGDAIVVGADPEAASRMGLKRADSIAEALEMAKDTVGSSPEITYMHVPPLFMCEVG, via the coding sequence ATGAGCCGGCCGAGCCAGACGGTGTATCTGGAGAGGAACAGCCCGCCGATGATGTTCAACGCCGGGGACGGCTTCCACTACGAGAGGCTTCCCGAGGGCACCCGGGTCATCTACGCTCCGGGGCCGGTGGAGCCGCTGCCGGACGAGAACGTCGCCATAGAGCGGGCGCTCTTGGAGCCGCTGGAGATGGAGCCTCTGCACGAGCTGCTCTTCCCCGGCATGAAGCTCACCATCGCCTTCGACGATCTCTCGCTGCCCCTGCCGCCGATGCAGAAGCCCGACATAAGGCAGCTCGTCATCGAGAAGGTGCTCGAGAAGGCCTATGCCAGGGGCGTCGAGGACATCCACCTCATCGCGGCGCTCGGGTTGCACCGCAGGATGACCGAGGCCGAGCTGGAGCACTGTCTGGGCAAGAGGATCATGCGCTCCTTCTACCCGGACAGGCTCTACAACTACGACGCCGAGGATCCCGAGGGCAACGTCAAGCTCGGGGAGACCGAGGAGGGCGAGGACGTCACCGTGAGCCGCCGGGTCGTCGAGAGCGACCTGCTCGTCTACGTCAACATCAACTACATCCCCATGGACGGCGGGCACAAGTCCGTGCACACCGGCCTCTCGCCCTACTCCTCCATCCGCCACCACCACACCCCCGGGACCCTCGAGCACACCCGCTCCCTGATGGATCCGCACAACTCCGCCCTGCACGCCTCAGTGGAGCGGATGGGGCGCCTCTTCGAGGAGCACGTGAAGGTCTTCCACATCGAGACGACGCTCAACAACGCGGCCTTCCCGCCCGTCTTCGACTTCATGGAGAAGCCCGAGCACGAGTGGGGACCGATCACCAGGGCCAACTTCCTGGTCAACCACGCCGCCACCAGGAAGCTGCCGAACGCGATCCCGCACCGCATCTTCCACTCCATAAAGGCCCCGCACCGCATGACGAGTATCCAGGCCGGGGCCACCGAGCCGGTGCACGAGAGGACCCTCGAGAACTGCCACCGCCAGCAGCTCGTTCACGTGGAGGGGCAGGCCGACGTGCTGCTCCTCGGGGTTCCCTACCTCGGGCCTTACAACGTGAACTCCATCATGAACCCCCTGCTGGTCTACAACATGCTCCTCGGCTACCTCTTCAACCTCTACAGGGGCAGGCCGCTGGTGCGAAAGGGCGGGGTCCTCATCGGCACCCACCCGATGACCCCGGACTTCCACCCGGTGCACCACCCCTCCTACATAGACCTCTACAACCAGGTCCTCCCCGAGACCAACGACATCTACGAGATCGCCCGCCGCTACGAGGAGCAGTACGCCAGAGACCCCTGGTACCGCACCCTCTACCGCCACTCTCACGCCTACCACGGCGCCCACCCCTTCACCGTCCTCTACTGGGCGGCCCACGCCCTCGACCACCTGGGCGACGCCATAGTCGTCGGGGCCGACCCCGAGGCCGCATCCCGCATGGGACTGAAGCGGGCGGACAGCATCGCCGAGGCGCTGGAGATGGCGAAGGACACCGTCGGGTCGAGCCCCGAGATCACCTACATGCACGTCCCGCCCCTGTTCATGTGTGAGGTTGGCTGA
- a CDS encoding GAF domain-containing protein has product MPGAGTKRMGLLEEIQRLAVSDEPDREVLQRVVEFLHGSHPRWHWTGIYLLKGDELVLGPCSAPASHARIRVGEGVCGTAVAEGENQLVEDVREVENYLACSLSTRSEIVVLIRHAGRIVGQFDVDSDEVGAFGEEDERLLEEVSRIVAPRVAALAGKPG; this is encoded by the coding sequence ATGCCCGGGGCCGGAACGAAGCGTATGGGGCTTCTCGAGGAGATCCAACGGCTCGCGGTCTCCGACGAGCCCGACCGCGAGGTGCTGCAGAGGGTGGTCGAGTTTCTGCACGGGTCGCACCCGCGCTGGCACTGGACCGGCATCTATCTACTGAAGGGAGACGAACTCGTGCTCGGGCCCTGCAGCGCCCCGGCCTCGCACGCGAGGATCCGGGTCGGCGAGGGCGTCTGCGGCACCGCGGTCGCCGAGGGTGAGAACCAGCTCGTCGAGGACGTGCGCGAGGTCGAGAACTACCTGGCCTGTTCCCTCAGCACCCGCTCGGAGATCGTCGTCCTGATCCGCCACGCAGGCAGGATCGTCGGCCAGTTCGACGTCGACAGCGACGAGGTCGGGGCCTTCGGAGAAGAGGACGAGCGGCTCCTGGAGGAGGTCTCCCGCATCGTGGCCCCCCGGGTCGCCGCGCTCGCCGGGAAGCCCGGATGA
- a CDS encoding MarR family winged helix-turn-helix transcriptional regulator, whose protein sequence is MVQGGRVARHALEPAVRQGRELLSGNEIESKLADALERLSQALEALLREEAGRRGLSPIQARFLVYLLHRPVELRRVGELAREFGLTPATASGAVDALQRKGLLVREEWPEDRRYVTLRLTGAGRSIAGELSGWSGAVREPLGELGGEEKEVLLGALLRLVASLQREGLVRARMCLSCRFFRPDAHPGRERPHHCALLDVPLAVRELRVDCPEHELHVQGGGG, encoded by the coding sequence GTGGTTCAAGGCGGTCGTGTTGCACGTCACGCTCTGGAGCCGGCCGTACGCCAGGGAAGGGAGCTTCTGAGCGGGAATGAGATAGAGAGCAAGCTCGCCGACGCGCTGGAGCGCCTCTCGCAGGCCCTGGAGGCCTTGCTGCGCGAGGAGGCCGGACGGCGGGGCCTGAGCCCGATACAGGCCCGCTTTCTCGTCTACCTCCTCCACCGGCCGGTCGAGCTGCGACGGGTCGGGGAGCTCGCCCGTGAGTTCGGACTCACCCCGGCGACCGCGAGCGGGGCGGTGGATGCCCTGCAGAGGAAGGGGCTGCTCGTGCGCGAGGAGTGGCCGGAGGATCGCCGCTACGTCACGCTGCGGCTCACCGGGGCCGGCCGGAGCATCGCCGGGGAGCTCTCCGGCTGGTCCGGGGCCGTGCGGGAACCCCTCGGGGAGCTCGGCGGGGAGGAGAAGGAGGTTTTGCTCGGGGCGCTCTTGCGCCTCGTCGCTTCGCTGCAGCGGGAGGGGCTCGTGCGGGCCCGGATGTGCCTCAGCTGCCGTTTTTTTCGCCCCGATGCGCACCCCGGGCGGGAGAGGCCGCACCATTGCGCGCTGCTCGACGTCCCGCTCGCCGTGCGCGAGCTCAGGGTGGACTGTCCCGAACACGAGCTCCACGTACAGGGGGGAGGTGGTTAG
- a CDS encoding protoglobin domain-containing protein, which yields MAEAGIPGYAYGARELARSPVSLEELDLLRQTVLFTEEDERYLRMAGDVLEGRLDEVLDLWYGFVADHPHLVYYFSDREGRPIEEYLERVRGRFKRWVLDVCRRPYDQQWLDYQHEIALRHAREKKNRTDGVEAPEEIPLRYMISFIYPITATVRRFLEDGGHPEEEVEKMHQAWFKAVVLHVTLWSRPYAREGSF from the coding sequence ATGGCGGAGGCCGGCATACCGGGGTATGCCTACGGGGCGCGGGAGCTGGCGCGCTCCCCGGTGAGCCTGGAGGAGTTGGATCTTCTGCGGCAGACGGTGCTCTTCACGGAGGAGGACGAGCGTTATCTGCGGATGGCGGGGGACGTGCTCGAGGGCCGGCTCGACGAGGTGTTGGATCTGTGGTACGGGTTCGTCGCCGACCATCCGCATCTGGTCTACTACTTCAGCGACCGCGAAGGGCGGCCCATAGAGGAGTACCTGGAGAGGGTCAGGGGGCGGTTCAAGCGGTGGGTGCTGGACGTGTGCCGCAGGCCCTACGACCAGCAATGGCTCGACTACCAGCACGAGATAGCCCTCCGGCACGCGCGGGAGAAGAAGAACCGCACCGACGGGGTGGAAGCCCCCGAGGAGATCCCGCTGCGGTACATGATCTCCTTCATCTATCCCATAACCGCGACGGTGCGGCGGTTCCTGGAGGACGGGGGACATCCGGAGGAAGAGGTCGAGAAGATGCATCAGGCGTGGTTCAAGGCGGTCGTGTTGCACGTCACGCTCTGGAGCCGGCCGTACGCCAGGGAAGGGAGCTTCTGA
- a CDS encoding zinc-dependent alcohol dehydrogenase produces MRALVYRKSIPRYLLMRVGAKRVRNLDTSRLSPLQLEEVPEPELPGPGWVRVRPLLAGICGSDLGTLSAENSPYFSPLTSPPFVMGHEVFGVVAGDAEGFRAGERVVLEPALGCAARGIDPPCARCAAGEHALCVNVTRGDVSPGIQTGFCRDTGGGWCEGTLVAHRSQLHRVPDDLPDEAAVVVEPLACAVHAALATRPGPRETVLVIGAGSIGLLTVAALRSLTEAGRILCAAKHPRQQEEALRLGASEVIPPKELYERIPDMLGATRHKPELGKPVVLGGADAVLDCVGSPGTIEDAIRLTRPGGRTILVGMPKTRSCLDLSALWHKEVSLAGAYAYGTEEHRGERLKSFELALRIAPELGLERLVGPRFRLSDYREAIAAARSAGRSGHVKVVFDHRPA; encoded by the coding sequence ATGCGGGCGCTGGTCTACAGAAAGTCCATCCCACGCTACCTGCTGATGCGGGTCGGGGCGAAGCGGGTGCGCAACCTGGACACGAGCCGCCTCTCCCCGCTGCAGCTGGAGGAGGTTCCGGAGCCGGAGCTGCCGGGCCCGGGATGGGTGCGGGTCAGGCCGCTGCTCGCGGGGATCTGCGGCTCGGACCTGGGCACGCTCTCTGCGGAGAACTCCCCGTACTTCTCTCCTCTCACCTCTCCGCCCTTCGTGATGGGCCACGAGGTCTTCGGGGTGGTCGCCGGGGACGCGGAGGGATTCCGGGCCGGGGAGCGGGTGGTGCTGGAACCCGCGCTGGGCTGTGCCGCCCGGGGCATAGACCCCCCCTGCGCCCGCTGCGCCGCCGGGGAGCACGCCCTGTGCGTGAACGTGACCCGGGGAGACGTCTCGCCCGGCATCCAGACGGGCTTCTGCCGCGACACGGGGGGTGGATGGTGCGAGGGGACCCTGGTGGCCCACCGCTCCCAGCTCCACCGGGTGCCGGACGACCTTCCGGACGAGGCGGCGGTCGTGGTCGAGCCGCTGGCCTGCGCGGTGCACGCCGCCCTCGCCACACGCCCCGGCCCCCGGGAGACGGTGCTGGTGATCGGGGCGGGGAGCATAGGCCTTCTCACCGTGGCCGCCCTCCGCTCCCTCACGGAGGCCGGGCGGATCCTGTGCGCCGCCAAACACCCCCGCCAGCAGGAGGAGGCGCTGCGGCTGGGGGCAAGCGAGGTGATCCCCCCGAAAGAACTCTACGAGAGGATCCCGGACATGCTCGGGGCCACCCGCCACAAGCCGGAGCTGGGTAAGCCGGTGGTGCTCGGCGGGGCCGACGCCGTCCTCGACTGCGTGGGTTCCCCCGGTACCATCGAGGACGCCATCCGCCTCACCCGGCCCGGAGGCCGGACGATCCTCGTCGGAATGCCGAAGACCCGCAGCTGCCTGGACCTCTCCGCCCTCTGGCACAAAGAGGTCTCCCTCGCCGGAGCCTACGCCTACGGAACCGAAGAACACCGCGGCGAGCGCCTCAAGAGCTTCGAGCTCGCCCTGCGCATCGCCCCCGAACTCGGCCTCGAGAGGCTCGTCGGACCCCGCTTCCGCCTCTCTGACTACCGCGAGGCCATAGCCGCCGCCCGCTCCGCCGGCCGCAGCGGGCACGTCAAGGTGGTCTTCGACCACCGCCCCGCTTGA